One part of the Anopheles coustani chromosome 2, idAnoCousDA_361_x.2, whole genome shotgun sequence genome encodes these proteins:
- the LOC131267630 gene encoding protein KRI1 homolog, whose amino-acid sequence MSNKVKLFNESDQEEAEPVEFRTNKNYAKHYDQFRKKEILSQLKNAESEESSDSSDDETTDEEIVDPDFDKEFFRTLAFLKRNDPAKYAEQPKFFEKVKSVEEVALAKRHHKEKPMTLKDYERKMLLENGGVFEDEDDIDPNSERIQQRAASPTLVEQEKKIKDEIKQALSKIGESDSEDDGAEGSKARGGGLLKERSKNKDEREKDQADYIQWLADKKAQEPPSKELKDLEPLKHYWSKEKLSKEDAFLKDYILNKRFVEAGELPTYEDIVATSEDEEELEKQEEYERQYNFRFEEPDTEFIKRYPRTMEDSVRIERNKRKEERQALKERKQKEKEQKRRELEELKSVKLQEIKERIQRLKEIAATKNLAMNEDDLESDFDPEEHDRRMQDMFNDEYYGVDEGDQKPEFPDLDKELGIENYDKDRIDDDEEGDFAEPYCEDDDFVMDCDYEEKVKSRKEMLAQEMLDSTRSRKKKGRRQSKFREVLKAEKPLFDPEDEKTYGEYIDEYYKLDYEDMIGDVPCRFKYVETVPNDFGLSIAEILAANTRELNRWASVKKTVQLRPKQTELTEVEAYRRRGQNESLKRKLLPSLFTETDINEEEDTEIKVRKHDLVPKSEDNAETSEGKSAKAAEESKQGKKIKDKVSFTETDNVTVEPVKKEKKKNKQDSSVDDANVHENNSANGKGSAQQPKTSSDARHASQQQASGGNFESGNGPGHNKKRTWNQANGTSAASHRNTNSWSGPQQGRFAPNGRPHGKPHIYGRAPQGSYQDESASDQRLRAFGLNPRKYHNKQKYGNQQQKNRNGIGQNKSFNKKTRFE is encoded by the exons ATGAGCAATAAAGTTAAACTGTTCAATGAATCCGACCAGGAAGAGGCGGAGCCGGTTGAATTCCGTACTAACAAAAACTACGCCAAACACTACGATCAATTTCGAAAGAAGGAAATCCTCAGTCAAC TGAAAAATGCAGAGTCAGAAGAATCGTCAGACTCCAGTGACGATGAAACAACCGACGAAGAGATTGTCGATCCCGATTTCGATAAGGAATTCTTCCGTACACTGGCCTTTCTAAAGCGCAACGACCCGGCCAAGTATGCCGAGCAGCCAAAGTTTTTTGAAAAGGTAAAGTCAGTCGAGGAAGTTGCCTTGGCCAAGCGGCATCATAAGGAAAAGCCGATGACTTTGAAAGACTATGAGCGCAAAATGCTCCTGGAAAATGGTGGTGTGTTCGAAGACGAAGATGACATTGATCCTAACTCGGAGCGGATACAACAGCGCGCAGCCTCTCCTACGTTGGTGGAGcaggagaagaaaattaagGATGAAATTAAACAAGCACTGAGCAAAATTGGTGAAAGCGATAGCGAAGACGACGGAGCGGAGGGCTCAAAAGCTCGTGGCGGAGGGTTGCTTAAAGAACGTTCGAAAAATAAAGACGAACGCGAAAAGGACCAAGCTGACTACATCCAGTGGCTCGCGGATAAAAAGGCACAGGAACCGCCGAGTAAAGAATTGAAAGATTTGGAGCCCTTGAAGCACTACTGGAGCAAGGAAAAACTCTCCAAAGAAGACGCTTTCCTGAAAGACTACATTCTCAACAAACGGTTCGTGGAAGCTGGGGAACTTCCGACCTACGAAGATATAGTGGCCACGTCGGAGGATGAGGAAGAATTGGAAAAACAGGAGGAATATGAGCGACAGTACAATTTCCGTTTCGAAGAGCCGGATACAGAATTTATCAAACGTTACCCCCGAACGATGGAAGATTCGGTGCGTATTGAGCGCAATAAACGAAAAGAGGAACGGCAGGCCCTAAAGGAGCGcaaacagaaagaaaaggaacaaaagCGCCGTGAGCTGGAGGAGTTGAAGTCAGTTAAATTGCAGGAAATTAAAGAAAGAATACAGCGCTTGAAGGAGATTGCGGCAACGAAAAATTTGGCAATGAATGAAGATGATTTGGAATCGGATTTCGACCCCGAGGAACACGATCGGCGTATGCAGGACATGTTCAATGATGAGTACTACGGCGTGGATGAGGGTGATCAAAAACCGGAGTTTCCCGATCTGGACAAAGAGCTGGGCATAGAAAATTATGATAAGGACCGAATCGATGACGATGAAGAAGGAGATTTTGCCGAACCGTACTGTGAGGACGACGATTTTGTCATGGATTGTGACTATGAGGAGAAGGTAAAGTCGCGTAAGGAAATGCTTGCGCAGGAAATGCTGGACTCTACCAGAAGCCGCAAAAAGAAGGGTCGCCGGCAATCAAAATTCCGTGAGGTATTGAAAGCAGAGAAGCCGCTCTTCGATCCAGAAGACGAGAAAACGTACGGAGAGTACATCGATGAGTACTATAAGTTGGACTACGAGGACATGATTGGCGACGTACCGTGTCGCTTTAAGTACGTTGAAACGGTTCCAAATGATTTTGGCTTGAGTATAGCAGAAATTCTAGCAGCGAACACGCGTGAATTGAACCGTTGGGCGAGCGTTAAGAAAACCGTCCAATTGCGGCCGAAGCAAACTGAGCTGACAGAAGTGGAAGCTTATCGTCGACGGGGTCAGAACGAATCCTTGAAGCGTAAACTGCTGCCAAGTCTATTTACTGAAACCGATATAAATGAAGAAGAGGACACGGAAATCAAGGTACGGAAACATGATTTGGTACCAAAGTCTGAAGATAATGCCGAAACTAGTGAAGGAAAAAGTGCAAAGGCGGCAGAAGAATCGAAGCAAGGCAAGAAGATTAAGGATAAAGTTTCGTTTACGGAAACTGATAACGTCACAGTAGAACCAGTgaagaaagagaagaagaaaaataagcaaGATAGTTCagtagacgatgcaaatgttCACGAGAACAATTCAGCTAATGGTAAAGGCTCAGCACAACAACCTAAAACATCGTCGGATGCTCGACACGCAAGCCAACAGCAAGCTAGTGGAGGGAACTTTGAATCAGGTAATGGACCTGGCCATAATAAAAAACGGACGTGGAATCAAGCGAATGGGACATCGGCTGCCTCACATAGAAACACTAATTCTTGGAGCGGTCCTCAGCAAGGACGATTCGCGCCAAACGGTCGCCCGCATGGTAAGCCACATATATACGGCAGAGCACCGCAGGGTTCGTATCAGGATGAAAGTGCGAGTGACCAACGATTGCGCGCCTTCGGATTGAATCCTAGAAAATACCACAATAAGCAGAAATATGGTAATCAGCAgcagaaaaatagaaacggtATCGGTCAAAACAAATCGTTCAATAAGAAAACAAGGTttgagtaa
- the LOC131267643 gene encoding autophagy protein 12-like, with protein MSQETVQGGDNLSEKDLAANVENLNLAGTGQKAERQEIKKIDIVLHATGSAPILKQKKWSVDQEKPISGIVKFIHKYLKLDPEERLFLYINQTFAPSPDQIIKNLYECYGTNGKLNLHYAKTQAWG; from the exons ATGTCGCAAGAAACGGTGCAAGGCGGAGACAATCTAAGCGAAAAAGATCTTGCAGCTAACGTAGAAAACCTGAATCTGGCTGGCACCGGGCAGAAAGCGGAAAGGCAGGAAATTAAGAAAA TCGATATTGTTCTACATGCTACCGGTAGTGCACCAATTCTGAAGCAGAAAAAGTGGTCAGTTGACCAAGAGAAGCCTATCAGTGGAATcgttaaatttattcataaatACCTGAAACTGGATCCCGAAGAACGACTG TTCCTGTACATCAATCAAACATTTGCGCCATCGCCTGatcaaataatcaaaaaccTGTATGAATGTTACGGTACTAATGGGAAGCTGAACCTGCACTACGCCAAAACGCAAGCATGGGGATAA
- the LOC131267642 gene encoding NADH dehydrogenase [ubiquinone] 1 beta subcomplex subunit 5, mitochondrial, producing MAIFSSLARSSQLSARLGTFLTKPALLQGSKNALVSTRSMSGGHGPKNFTITPSRFQWHKFKDMFHYYIMIGLIPAGAVIFYANVFVGPATLTETPDDYTPKHWEYHRHPITRFIARYILPNPQQEYEKMLHHIYEENEKAHIRALEKQVREKMAERSDYQSYYYRPAIGKYHRVAKEAADELEALRGD from the exons ATGGCGATTTTCAGTTCCTTGGCACGTTCGAGCCAACTTTCGGCCCGTTTGGGGACTTTCTTGACCAAACCGGCGCTGTTGCAGGGTAGCAAAAATG cCCTCGTCAGCACTCGTTCGATGTCCGGCGGCCATGGACCGAAGAATTTCACCATTACTCCGTCGCGTTTCCAATGGCACAAGTTCAAGGATATGTTCCATTACTACATCATGATCGGCCTGATCCCGGCCGGTGCTGTTATTTTCTATGCGAACGTGTTCGTTGGACCCGCTACGCTGACGGAAACCCCCGACGATTACACCCCGAAACACTGGGAATACCATCGGCATCCGATCACGCGCTTCATTGCTCGCTACATTCTGCCGAATCCGCAGCAAGAGTACGAGAAGATGCTCCACCACATCTATGAGGAGAACGAGAAGGCTCACATCCGTGCGCTGGAGAAACAAGTTCGCGAAAAAATGGCCGAACGCAGCGATTATCAGTCGTACTACTACCGCCCGGCCATAGGCAAGTATCACCGGGTGGCCAAGGAGGCAGCTGATGAGCTGGAAGCGCTCCGTGGTGATTAA